From one Rhopalosiphum padi isolate XX-2018 chromosome 2, ASM2088224v1, whole genome shotgun sequence genomic stretch:
- the LOC132920231 gene encoding uncharacterized protein LOC132920231 — MEGTKCFQIRTRQKSFYHTGVVMYFICAQLMISIDSAALVNAVAIGVAVEDKVTLPSRNEATNPLKEPTPSTLQGAFLSGNLTDVTNGSTSTSPAEASVTSTTAAAAAETVWNVQTAAVATLPADGRNASVMATKPEPATTIRPLESWADVVQTSTDQPSSSQSSGESVGGGDYGRDLNNKNLVANMLKSWFNHKDDPATPAAAANKGYFTVSTKYMVKNGMGEKERGPVTNGDAEVGPGAAPSSKAVTVAVVAGNKSLFERWDEASEEQERVLEDAMRSQGPTGDAEAESNGSDSSSSSSVLAADQNTPSRWFVLLLSGNSTVAQMRRTDFAKYLKLNLAARLSLEYDEVKINRVLVVPPRLMVNVSVVPVSERASSAASVAAVAAVASSSFSSWSPSASDKTAAAISDRVVEDDDPLHNLVETNATLMELSGEEYRVEKFMSLKSQKPQSMEEATAVVSDRHADIDFFIYATVGPLCFVVVLGFLLLTLYKYVRKHPVQWPWTRKFRHPSFWPEHQHRHRRMTDECGANGCDFGASSLADDDTSGGGTVNVIYSGEFEQSQQQQLSGSWLDDASFVPDDSLDRIRTPTLRRTVPPKNKTFTDMLQQYSGVDGDDTGAGVAGGTGVDGGRGQHLHRHRPLRDGQCAAAVHHAQSPRLSRDNKLRILGCKQSCLLLPAVQPVAAAENTTATTATSPPPLPAVSPSQPSVVADDRQP, encoded by the exons atggagGGAACCAAATGCTTCCAGATACGTACTCGCCAGAAATCATTTTATCACACTGGCGTCGTGATGTATTTCATTTGTGCACAACTGATGATATCCATTGATTCCGCAGCCCTTG TGAACGCTGTGGCCATCGGAGTGGCGGTCGAGGATAAAGTGACATTACCGTCGAGAAATGAAGCGACAAACCCGTTAAAAGAACCGACGCCCAGCACGCTACAAGGGGCGTTCTTGAGCGGCAACTTGACTGACGTTACCAACGGCAGCACCAGCACCTCACCGGCGGAGGCGTCTGTCACGTCCACGACCGCGGCTGCGGCCGCCGAAACCGTTTGGAACGTGCAGACGGCTGCAGTGGCTACTTTGCCGGCGGACGGACGCAACGCGTCGGTGATGGCCACCAAACCGGAACCGGCCACCACTATCAGACCACTGGAATCGTGGGCGGACGTCGTTCAGACCAGCACGGACCAACCGTCGTCGTCGCAGTCGTCCGGAGAGTCGGTCGGCGGTGGCGATTACGGTCGGGACCTGAACAACAAAAACCTTGTGGCCAACATGCTAAAGAGCTGGTTCAACCACAAAGACGATCCGGCCACGCCTGCCGCGGCCGCTAACAAGGGATACTTTACAGTGTCCACCAAATATATGGTCAAGAATGGCATGGGAGAGAAGGAAAGGGGACCGGTGACCAACGGCGATGCGGAAGTGGGACCCGGCGCGGCGCCCTCGTCCAAAGCGGTGACGGTAGCCGTCGTGGCTGGCAACAAAAGCCTGTTCGAGCGATGGGACGAAGCGAGTGAGGAACAGGAACGCGTTCTGGAAGACGCCATGCGGTCTCAGGGACCCACGGGTGATGCCGAAGCCGAAAGCAATGGAAGcgactcgtcgtcgtcgtcgtctgtATTGGCCGCCGATCAGAACACGCCCAGCCGGTGGTTCGTGTTACTGTTGTCCGGCAACTCGACCGTAGCACAGATGCGACGCACCGATTTCGCCAAATATCTCAAGCTGAACCTCGCGGCCAGGCTGTCGCTGGAATACGACGAGGTCAAGATCAACCGCGTGTTGGTCGTCCCTCCGCGTCTCATGGTCAACGTCAGCGTGGTGCCTGTCTCCGAACGGGCCTCGTCGGCAGCGTCCGTAGCCGCCGTGGCCGCCGTCGCGTCTTCCTCGTTCTCGTCCTGGTCACCGTCGGCCTCCGACAAGACCGCCGCGGCCATATCCGATCGGGTGGTCGAGGATGATGACCCGCTGCACAACCTGGTCGAAACCAACGCCACGTTGATGGAACTGTCCGGAGAAGAATATCGG GTGGAGAAATTCATGTCACTGAAATCGCAAAAGCCACAATCGATGGAGGAGGCGACGGCCGTGGTGAGTGACCGGCACGCGGACATCGACTTCTTCATATACGCGACGGTGGGCCCGCTGTGCTTTGTCGTCGTGCTCGGGTTCTTGTTGTTGACGCTGTACAAGTACGTGCGCAAACACCCGGTCCAGTGGCCGTGGACCCGCAAGTTCCGGCACCCGTCGTTCTGGCCGGAACACCAGCACCGCCACCGCCGGATGACGGACGAGTGCGGCGCCAACGGATGCGACTTCGGAGCGTCGTCGCTGGCCGATGACGATACGTCCGGCGGCGGAACGGTGAACGTCATCTACTCGGGCGAGTTCGAGCAGAGCCAACAGCAGCAGCTGTCCGGCTCGTGGTTGGACGACGCCAGTTTCGTGCCCGACGACAGCCTGGACAGGATACGCACGCCCACGCTGCGGCGGACGGTCCCGCCCAAGAACAAGACGTTCACGGACATGCTACAGCAGTACAGCGGCGTTGACGGCGACGACACCGGCGCCGGTGTTGCGGGCGGCACGGGCGTCGACGGTGGCCGCGGCCAACATCTGCATCGTCACCGGCCGTTGCGCGACGGACAGTGCGCGGCCGCCGTGCACCACGCGCAGAGTCCGCGTCTCAGTCGGGACAACAAGCTGCGCATATTGGGATGTAAGCAGTCGTGTCTGTTGCTGCCCGCCGTGCAACCGGTGGCCGCCGCCGAAAATACGACGGCCACGACGGCGACGTCGCCACCTCCGTTGCCAGCGGTGTCGCCGTCACAACCGTCGGTGGTCGCGGACGACCGGCAACCCTGA